The following are encoded together in the Ignatzschineria indica genome:
- a CDS encoding Ig-like domain-containing protein, with protein MSMIVVDRAGASSPFEISLSDYVITSPNLIKIKEDLENLKSTERVGQDLILIFKSGQKVVLYGFYNEDEEGHHSELIFEEDCEFYWLNGEGEFVKIDIDPSLMSEVSTAGVSKECGGVPFWVLGLLGGSMAASIVATGISSNDSGSFTSSDDNGSNGGANGGTNGGVNGGTNGGTNGGTNGGTNGGTNGGTNGGTNGGTNGGTNGGANGGTNGGTNGGANGGTNGGVNGGTNGGANGGTNGGVNGGTNGGTNGGANGGANGGTNGGTNGGTNGGTNGGTNGGANGGANGGTNGGANGGTNGGTNGGVNGGTNGGANGGTNGGANGGTNGGTNGGTNGGTNGGTNGGANGGANGGTNGGANGGTNGGTNGGTNGGTNGGANGGANGGTNGGANGGTNGGTNGGVNGGTNGGANGGTNGGTNGGANGGTNGGTNGGANGGANGGTNGGTNGGTNGGVNGGTNGGTNGGTNGGANGGTNGGANGGANGGTNGGTNGGANGGTNGGTNGGANGGTNGGINGGTNGGTNGGVNGGTNGGTNGGANGGTNGGTNGGTNGGVNGGTNGGTNGGTNGGANGGVNGGTNGGTNGGTNGGANGGTNGGTNGGTNGGTNGGTNGGTNGGTNGGTNGGTNGGANGGTNGGANGGTNGGTNGGXNGGTNGGTNGGTNGGTNGGTNGGANGGTNGGTNGGTNGGTNGGTNGGTNGGTNGGTNGGANGGTNGGANGGANGGANGGTNGGTNGGTNGGTNGGTNGGTNGGVNGGTNGGTNGGANGGTNGGTNGGTNGGVNGGTNGGANGGTNGGTNGGANGGTNGGANGGTNGGTNGGANGGTNGGTNGGTNGGANGGTNGGVNGGTNGGTNGGANGGXNGGTNGGTNGGTNGGANGGANGGTNGGTNGGTNGGTNGGVNGGTNGGANGGTNGGTNGGANGGTNGGANGGTNGGTNGGTNGGANGGTNGGANGGTNGGANGGANGGTNGGTNGGANGGTNGGTNGGANGGTNGGANGGANGGTNGGTNGGVNGGTNGGANGGANGGTNGGANGGTNGGVNGGTNGGTNGGTNGGTNGGTNGGENGNPKPLEAPKDVEFNNAGSAITGIGRPGANVIIRDESGQLIKEGTVDSDGNFTVHLDKPLTDGEIVQVNLEDGIQFSPAVDVVAPNLPLEEPKDLEFSSDGSKVSGIGKPGATVVVKDKGGKTIGKTTVDADGKFTVTLDKALTDGEEVKVHLEDGNKVSPDVNLFAPNHPLAAPKYVEFSDDGSEITGFGKPNTKVWARLADGYVVGFGTVNENGYFKLDIEDSNSDPLTNGETVFVYLTSGNKESPKVQVAAPVLALEEPKDVVFNDDGSKVSGSGKPGSKVIVKDKNGKVIGETIVNPDGKFTIDLEESLIDGEEIKVNLKDGDRESSEIVVKAPNLPLAKPEDLEFNADGSEVFGKGRPGSTVIIKDKGGKEIGRGTVDSNGKFKVELDKPLIDGEEIKVNLVNGGKTSPETVINAPNLPLAKPEDLEFNADGSEVSGKGRPGSTVIVKDKAGKEIGRGAVDSNGKFKVELDKPLIDGEEIRVNLVNGGKTSPETVINAPNLPLAKPEDLEFNADGSEVSGKGRPGSTVIVKDKAGKEIGRGAVDSNGKFKVELDKPLIDGEEIRVNLVNGGKTSPETVINAPNLPLAKPEDLEFNADGSEVFGKGRPGSTVIIKDKAGKEIGRGTVDSNGKFKVELDKPLIDGEEIKVNLVNGGKTSPETVINAPNLPLAKPEDLEFNADGSQITGKGRPGSTVIIKDKAGKEIGRGTVDSNGKFRVELENPLTDGEEVKVNLVNDSKNSPNATINAPNIPLEGPEDVEFSSDGSAITGIGKPGATVVVKDEGGQKVGEGIVNPDGKFTVNLDKPFVDGEKVKVNLVEGNKVSSDVTITAPIKAWDITDVVNEDAYIATFEKMGTRKKHVTNADGHDFTNFAYPGKDLLFTPEGEPTKDYYELEVYTKGLTPDEFKQGSIALKYWSVSNNKGSYLEIETIDFNDPRVKMEEKGDYTVVYFSASDFMDAKKIQELKDNDAFFGENTHFMFTYTAGFSVDRYRAVNLIRYKPVIDPLESEGNYLKESIISEIGENDLKVTKVNGQKISSQGVKGEYGTLFMEADGAYTYKPNGNINNIGHTDRFEITVSDSKGIEVTKELGFEIKEGISIEPSMAPLSLADTEDSLLDEVDQFSDEEESREEDLTDLPSLEDLLSLEADDLVPSLEDSQGDETIPKDLLISDNNRTEVTSDNVIDLPPVVDPLEDLLDVDKNII; from the coding sequence ATGTCCATGATAGTCGTCGATAGAGCGGGTGCTTCATCTCCATTTGAAATCTCATTAAGTGATTATGTAATTACATCGCCTAATTTAATAAAAATTAAAGAAGATTTAGAGAACTTAAAAAGTACCGAAAGAGTCGGTCAAGACTTAATCTTAATATTTAAGTCTGGACAAAAAGTAGTTCTGTATGGTTTTTACAATGAAGATGAGGAAGGTCATCATAGCGAACTTATTTTTGAAGAGGACTGTGAGTTTTACTGGCTTAATGGGGAAGGGGAGTTTGTTAAAATAGACATCGATCCTTCTTTAATGAGTGAAGTATCGACGGCTGGTGTATCAAAAGAATGTGGTGGTGTACCCTTTTGGGTTTTAGGGCTATTAGGTGGATCCATGGCCGCTTCTATCGTTGCAACAGGCATTTCATCTAATGATTCTGGTTCTTTTACATCATCAGATGATAATGGTTCAAATGGCGGAGCCAATGGTGGTACTAACGGTGGCGTAAACGGCGGCACGAATGGCGGAACTAACGGTGGAACCAATGGTGGTACTAACGGTGGCACGAACGGCGGAACTAACGGTGGCACGAACGGCGGAACTAACGGTGGAACCAATGGCGGTGCAAACGGTGGCACGAATGGCGGTACTAACGGTGGAGCCAATGGTGGTACTAACGGTGGCGTAAACGGCGGCACGAATGGTGGTGCAAATGGTGGTACTAACGGTGGTGTAAACGGCGGCACGAATGGTGGCACCAATGGTGGTGCGAATGGCGGTGCGAATGGTGGAACCAATGGTGGCACAAACGGTGGAACCAATGGTGGTACTAACGGCGGAACCAACGGTGGTGCAAATGGCGGAGCCAATGGTGGTACTAACGGTGGTGCAAACGGTGGTACGAATGGTGGAACTAACGGTGGCGTAAACGGCGGCACGAATGGTGGTGCAAACGGTGGCACGAATGGCGGTGCGAATGGTGGAACCAATGGTGGCACAAACGGTGGAACCAATGGTGGTACTAACGGCGGAACCAACGGTGGTGCAAATGGCGGAGCCAATGGTGGTACTAACGGTGGTGCAAACGGTGGTACGAATGGTGGAACCAATGGTGGTACTAACGGCGGAACCAACGGTGGTGCAAATGGCGGAGCCAATGGTGGTACTAACGGTGGTGCAAACGGTGGTACGAATGGTGGAACTAACGGTGGCGTAAACGGCGGTACGAATGGTGGTGCGAATGGCGGTACCAACGGTGGCACGAATGGCGGTGCGAACGGCGGAACTAACGGTGGAACCAACGGTGGTGCAAATGGCGGAGCCAATGGTGGTACTAACGGTGGTACGAATGGTGGAACTAACGGTGGCGTAAACGGCGGCACGAATGGTGGCACCAATGGTGGTACGAATGGTGGTGCGAACGGCGGAACTAACGGTGGTGCAAATGGCGGAGCCAATGGTGGTACGAATGGTGGAACTAACGGTGGTGCGAATGGCGGAACCAACGGTGGCACGAATGGCGGTGCGAACGGCGGAACTAACGGTGGAATCAATGGCGGTACTAACGGTGGTACGAATGGCGGTGTAAACGGCGGAACTAATGGTGGCACCAACGGTGGTGCGAATGGCGGTACTAACGGTGGAACCAATGGTGGTACTAACGGTGGCGTAAACGGCGGCACTAACGGTGGAACCAATGGTGGTACTAACGGTGGTGCAAATGGCGGAGTCAATGGTGGCACTAACGGTGGAACCAATGGCGGAACCAACGGTGGTGCGAATGGCGGAACCAATGGTGGTACTAACGGTGGTACGAATGGCGGTACTAACGGTGGCACTAATGGCGGTACTAACGGTGGAACCAATGGTGGCACTAACGGCGGAACCAACGGTGGTGCAAATGGCGGAACCAATGGTGGTGCAAACGGTGGCACGAATGGCGGCACGAATGGCGGTRCGAACGGCGGAACTAACGGTGGCACGAACGGCGGAACTAACGGTGGCACAAACGGTGGAACCAATGGTGGTGCGAATGGCGGAACCAACGGTGGAACTAACGGTGGAACCAACGGTGGCACGAACGGCGGTACTAACGGTGGAACCAATGGTGGCACTAACGGCGGAACCAACGGTGGTGCAAATGGCGGAACCAATGGTGGTGCAAACGGTGGTGCGAATGGCGGTGCGAACGGCGGAACTAACGGTGGCACGAACGGCGGAACTAACGGTGGAACCAATGGCGGTACTAACGGTGGTACGAATGGCGGTGTAAACGGCGGAACTAATGGTGGCACCAACGGTGGTGCGAATGGCGGTACTAACGGTGGAACCAATGGTGGTACTAACGGTGGCGTAAACGGCGGCACCAATGGTGGTGCGAATGGCGGAACCAACGGTGGCACGAATGGCGGTGCGAACGGCGGAACCAACGGTGGTGCGAATGGCGGAACCAACGGTGGCACGAATGGCGGTGCGAACGGCGGAACTAACGGTGGAACCAATGGCGGTACTAACGGTGGAGCCAATGGTGGTACTAACGGTGGCGTAAACGGCGGCACTAACGGTGGAACCAACGGTGGTGCAAATGGCGGAGYCAATGGTGGCACTAACGGTGGAACCAATGGCGGAACCAACGGTGGTGCGAATGGCGGAGCCAATGGTGGTACTAACGGCGGAACCAACGGTGGCACGAACGGCGGAACTAACGGTGGCGTAAACGGCGGCACTAATGGTGGAGCCAATGGTGGTACTAACGGTGGAACCAACGGTGGTGCAAATGGCGGCACGAATGGTGGTGCGAACGGCGGAACTAACGGTGGCACAAACGGTGGAACCAATGGTGGTGCGAATGGCGGAACCAATGGTGGTGCAAATGGCGGAACCAATGGTGGTGCGAATGGCGGTGCGAACGGTGGAACCAATGGCGGCACGAATGGCGGTGCGAACGGCGGAACTAACGGTGGAACCAATGGCGGTGCGAACGGCGGAACTAACGGTGGTGCAAATGGCGGAGCCAATGGTGGTACTAACGGTGGAACTAACGGTGGCGTAAACGGTGGCACGAATGGTGGTGCAAATGGTGGTGCAAATGGTGGTACAAATGGCGGAGCCAATGGTGGTACTAACGGTGGCGTAAACGGCGGAACTAACGGTGGAACCAATGGTGGTACTAACGGTGGCACTAATGGCGGTACTAACGGCGGTGAAAATGGCAATCCAAAGCCTTTAGAAGCACCCAAAGACGTTGAATTTAATAATGCTGGCTCAGCAATTACTGGCATAGGTAGACCAGGTGCTAATGTGATAATAAGAGATGAATCGGGTCAGTTAATTAAAGAGGGTACTGTTGATTCTGATGGTAATTTTACAGTTCACCTGGACAAGCCATTAACAGATGGTGAAATTGTACAGGTTAACTTAGAGGATGGGATACAGTTCTCTCCAGCAGTTGATGTTGTTGCACCCAATTTGCCTCTAGAGGAACCAAAGGATCTTGAGTTTAGCAGTGATGGCTCTAAAGTTTCAGGTATTGGTAAACCAGGGGCAACTGTTGTCGTGAAAGACAAAGGTGGTAAAACTATTGGTAAAACAACAGTTGATGCAGATGGTAAATTTACAGTAACTTTGGATAAAGCTTTAACAGATGGAGAAGAAGTAAAAGTTCATTTAGAAGATGGCAATAAAGTTTCGCCAGACGTTAATCTTTTTGCGCCTAATCATCCATTGGCGGCACCTAAATATGTAGAGTTTAGTGATGATGGATCTGAAATTACGGGTTTTGGTAAACCGAATACAAAGGTATGGGCGAGACTTGCTGATGGGTATGTTGTTGGATTTGGTACTGTTAATGAAAATGGATATTTTAAGCTTGATATAGAGGATTCTAATAGTGATCCCCTCACGAATGGTGAAACAGTTTTTGTCTATTTAACCTCTGGAAATAAAGAATCACCAAAAGTGCAAGTCGCAGCACCAGTACTTGCTCTTGAAGAGCCTAAAGATGTTGTCTTTAATGATGATGGCTCAAAAGTGTCAGGTTCAGGTAAACCTGGTTCTAAAGTGATCGTCAAAGATAAAAACGGTAAGGTTATTGGTGAGACTATAGTTAATCCTGATGGTAAATTTACAATAGATCTTGAAGAGTCATTAATAGATGGTGAAGAGATCAAGGTGAATCTAAAAGATGGTGATAGAGAATCTTCAGAAATAGTTGTTAAGGCACCTAATCTTCCATTAGCAAAACCGGAAGATCTTGAATTTAACGCTGATGGCTCAGAAGTCTTCGGTAAAGGAAGACCTGGTTCAACGGTGATTATCAAAGATAAGGGTGGGAAAGAGATTGGTCGAGGAACGGTTGATAGCAATGGTAAATTCAAGGTAGAGCTTGATAAGCCGTTGATTGATGGTGAAGAGATAAAAGTCAATCTTGTTAATGGTGGCAAAACATCTCCAGAAACAGTGATTAATGCACCTAATCTTCCATTAGCAAAACCGGAAGATCTTGAATTTAATGCAGATGGCTCAGAAGTCTCCGGTAAAGGAAGACCTGGTTCAACGGTGATTGTCAAAGATAAGGCTGGGAAAGAGATTGGTCGAGGAGCGGTTGATAGCAATGGTAAATTCAAGGTAGAGCTTGATAAACCGTTGATTGATGGTGAAGAGATAAGAGTCAATCTTGTTAATGGTGGCAAAACATCTCCAGAAACAGTGATTAATGCACCTAATCTTCCATTAGCAAAACCGGAAGATCTTGAATTTAATGCAGATGGCTCAGAAGTCTCCGGTAAAGGAAGACCTGGTTCAACGGTGATTGTCAAAGATAAGGCTGGGAAAGAGATTGGTCGAGGAGCGGTTGATAGCAATGGTAAATTCAAGGTAGAGCTTGATAAACCGTTGATTGATGGTGAAGAGATAAGAGTCAATCTTGTTAATGGTGGCAAAACATCCCCAGAAACAGTGATTAATGCACCTAATCTTCCATTAGCAAAACCGGAAGATCTTGAATTTAACGCTGATGGCTCAGAAGTCTTCGGTAAAGGAAGACCAGGGTCAACTGTGATTATCAAAGATAAGGCCGGGAAAGAAATTGGCCGAGGAACGGTTGATAGCAATGGTAAATTCAAGGTAGAGCTTGATAAACCGTTGATTGATGGTGAAGAGATAAAAGTCAATCTTGTTAATGGTGGCAAAACATCCCCAGAAACAGTGATTAATGCGCCTAATCTTCCATTAGCAAAACCGGAAGATCTTGAATTTAACGCTGATGGCTCTCAAATTACAGGTAAAGGTAGACCAGGGTCAACGGTAATTATCAAAGATAAGGCAGGGAAAGAAATTGGTCGAGGGACGGTTGATAGCAATGGTAAATTTAGGGTAGAGCTTGAAAATCCGTTAACTGATGGTGAAGAGGTAAAAGTCAATCTTGTTAATGATAGTAAAAATTCACCAAATGCAACGATTAATGCGCCCAATATTCCATTGGAAGGTCCGGAAGATGTGGAGTTTAGCAGTGATGGCTCCGCAATTACCGGAATAGGCAAGCCGGGAGCTACGGTTGTGGTTAAAGATGAAGGAGGGCAGAAAGTAGGCGAAGGTATTGTTAATCCTGATGGTAAATTTACAGTTAACTTAGATAAGCCATTTGTTGATGGTGAAAAGGTGAAAGTAAATTTAGTGGAAGGTAATAAAGTCTCTTCAGATGTGACTATAACAGCTCCAATAAAAGCATGGGATATTACAGATGTTGTTAATGAAGATGCTTATATAGCGACTTTTGAAAAGATGGGTACTAGGAAAAAACATGTTACTAACGCTGATGGGCATGATTTTACTAACTTTGCTTATCCTGGTAAGGATCTGCTCTTTACCCCAGAAGGGGAGCCAACAAAAGATTATTATGAATTAGAAGTATATACAAAAGGTCTTACTCCCGATGAATTTAAGCAAGGTAGTATAGCGCTTAAGTATTGGAGTGTTTCTAATAATAAAGGGAGTTACCTTGAAATTGAGACGATTGATTTCAATGATCCTAGAGTAAAAATGGAGGAGAAAGGAGATTATACAGTCGTATACTTTTCTGCCTCAGACTTTATGGATGCAAAGAAAATCCAAGAACTGAAAGATAATGATGCTTTTTTTGGTGAAAATACACACTTTATGTTCACTTATACTGCTGGTTTTAGTGTTGATCGTTATCGTGCTGTTAATTTAATTCGTTATAAACCTGTTATCGATCCACTTGAGTCAGAAGGAAATTACTTAAAAGAGAGTATTATTTCTGAAATAGGAGAAAATGATTTAAAGGTTACAAAAGTTAATGGCCAGAAAATCTCTTCTCAAGGGGTTAAAGGAGAGTATGGAACGTTATTTATGGAAGCTGACGGAGCTTATACTTATAAGCCCAATGGCAATATTAATAACATCGGTCATACTGATCGCTTTGAGATCACTGTTTCTGATTCGAAAGGGATAGAGGTTACAAAAGAGCTAGGTTTTGAGATCAAAGAAGGTATATCTATTGAGCCCTCAATGGCCCCTCTCTCTCTGGCGGATACTGAAGATTCTCTTTTAGATGAGGTTGATCAATTTAGTGATGAAGAAGAGTCTAGAGAGGAAGATCTTACAGATTTACCTTCTCTTGAAGACTTACTATCGCTTGAAGCTGATGATCTAGTTCCTTCTTTAGAGGATAGTCAAGGTGATGAAACAATCCCTAAAGATCTATTAATATCTGATAATAATAGAACTGAAGTTACATCAGATAATGTTATTGATCTTCCACCAGTAGTTGATCCTCTAGAAGACTTACTGGATGTTGATAAAAACATTATTTAA
- a CDS encoding L,D-transpeptidase family protein — protein MNRMNRAIKTVLKGVGIILILSACSTYSNTPSPSYISGGPLTERLKNYGLKPGDEVLIRIFKEEAMLEVWMKPKGKKEFIHFSNYPICNYSGTLGPKIYEGDHQAPEGFYRVDRRALNPHSRFYKSFNLGFPNSFDRALGRTGSYLMVHGKCDSVGCYAMTDPQIEEIYGLVELALKNGQPYVEVQAYPFKMEKARLNREKQSLHYEFWDNLQEGYQKFERSRRPLDYSVSSGRYLFKG, from the coding sequence ATGAATAGAATGAACAGAGCGATCAAAACGGTTCTCAAAGGGGTAGGTATTATACTGATTCTATCTGCTTGTAGTACCTATTCTAATACGCCATCTCCCTCCTACATATCCGGAGGACCATTAACAGAGCGGCTTAAAAATTATGGTTTGAAGCCGGGAGATGAGGTCTTAATTCGCATTTTTAAAGAGGAAGCGATGCTTGAGGTGTGGATGAAGCCTAAAGGGAAAAAAGAGTTTATCCACTTCTCAAATTATCCTATTTGTAACTATTCAGGGACATTAGGACCTAAGATCTATGAAGGAGATCATCAAGCGCCAGAAGGTTTCTATCGGGTGGACCGTAGAGCGCTCAATCCTCATAGTCGTTTCTATAAATCTTTCAATCTCGGTTTTCCCAATAGCTTTGATCGAGCATTAGGTCGAACCGGAAGCTATTTGATGGTTCATGGTAAGTGTGATTCAGTTGGTTGTTATGCAATGACAGATCCACAGATAGAAGAGATCTACGGGTTGGTAGAGCTAGCACTTAAGAATGGGCAACCTTACGTAGAGGTTCAAGCTTACCCCTTTAAGATGGAGAAAGCACGTCTCAATCGAGAAAAGCAATCTTTACACTATGAGTTTTGGGATAATTTACAAGAAGGTTATCAAAAATTTGAGCGCTCTCGTCGCCCTCTCGATTATAGTGTGAGCAGTGGGAGATATCTATTTAAGGGATAG